The following are encoded in a window of Amycolatopsis lexingtonensis genomic DNA:
- a CDS encoding histidine phosphatase family protein has protein sequence MGAIYLVRHGQASFGAADYDALSPRGFEQSTVVGAELLRRNVSFNQVRSGSLARQRDTAATALKVLGSDVPVVEDPRWNEYDHVDIGLHHAGGAPQEDSRAYQGVLDAALTAWTSAGPDGPCAETWPVFLARCREALADLVASLGKGENALVFTSGGVIATVCGLLMGTPEAGLLKLNRVTVNGGITKLVSGRGGVTLLSFNEHPHFEAEAASLLTYR, from the coding sequence GTGGGCGCGATCTACCTGGTCCGGCACGGTCAGGCCTCGTTCGGCGCGGCCGACTACGACGCCCTGTCGCCGCGCGGCTTCGAGCAGTCCACTGTGGTCGGTGCGGAGCTGCTGCGCCGCAACGTCTCTTTCAACCAGGTCCGGTCGGGTTCGCTCGCGCGGCAGCGGGACACCGCGGCGACGGCGCTGAAGGTGCTGGGCAGCGACGTCCCGGTGGTCGAGGACCCGCGCTGGAACGAGTACGACCACGTCGACATCGGGCTGCACCACGCGGGCGGCGCGCCGCAGGAGGATTCCCGGGCCTACCAAGGGGTTCTGGACGCGGCGCTGACCGCGTGGACGTCGGCGGGCCCCGACGGCCCGTGTGCCGAGACGTGGCCCGTGTTCCTCGCCCGCTGCCGCGAAGCGCTCGCGGACCTGGTGGCGTCCCTCGGCAAGGGGGAGAACGCGCTCGTCTTCACCTCCGGCGGCGTGATCGCCACGGTCTGCGGCCTGCTGATGGGCACGCCCGAAGCCGGGCTGCTGAAGCTCAACCGCGTCACGGTCAACGGCGGCATCACGAAGCTCGTTTCGGGCCGCGGCGGCGTAACCTTGTTGTCGTTCAACGAACACCCGCACTTCGAGGCCGAAGCGGCTTCGCTGCTCACCTACCGGTAG